The proteins below are encoded in one region of Syntrophotalea carbinolica DSM 2380:
- the uvrC gene encoding excinuclease ABC subunit UvrC, with product MFTFEAAKYPTASGVYLMKGEAGTVFYVGKAKNLRSRLRSYFSEHGDNRPQIRFLLKRVHDIETIVTDTEKEALILENTLIKKYRPRYNINLRDDKTYLSLRLDPRQEFPMLQLVRRVRRDGALYFGPYASSTAVRATLQEIYRIFPLRRHPWESCRSRSRPCLYYQIGQCSAPCHGKISAEDYQRLVDGALALLAGRESEVVESLQHQMAAAAERMAFEEAARLRDQLRAIEQTVERQKVVEAGGGDQDVVGLHREGGEVELAILFVREGKVIDRRSYNLEWRLDEEELLSTFLQRFYGRDVCIPDRVLLPFLPEGSEVLAEWLSEQRGKKVQVLAPLRGTRRKLVALAARNAEESFRERGSRREARQGVLEEIARRLHLTRFPHRIECFDISNVQGRFSVGSMAVLSDGEPDKGAYRHFRIRSVEGSDDYASLYEVLRRRLERGLREESLPDFILMDGGKGQLNIVCTVLDELNLTGRIDVAGIAKSRVMANVRGKAVERSEERFFLPGRKNSVNLRQGSPALFMLERLRDEAHRFAITHHRKLRRRSTLGSVLEEIPGVGEKRRKALLKHFGSLKAVQAASLDELRAMPGLPAALAERIHAAFQERKTS from the coding sequence ATGTTTACCTTTGAAGCCGCCAAATATCCCACCGCCAGCGGTGTTTATCTGATGAAAGGCGAAGCGGGGACGGTCTTTTATGTCGGTAAGGCCAAGAACCTTCGCAGTCGTTTGCGCAGTTATTTTTCCGAACATGGGGACAATCGTCCGCAGATCCGTTTTTTGCTCAAACGGGTACATGACATCGAAACCATCGTGACGGATACGGAAAAAGAGGCACTGATCCTCGAAAATACTCTCATAAAAAAGTACCGGCCCCGCTATAACATCAACCTGCGGGACGATAAGACGTATCTCTCGCTGCGTCTCGACCCGCGGCAGGAATTTCCCATGTTGCAGCTGGTGCGGCGGGTGCGGCGCGACGGTGCTCTCTATTTCGGACCTTACGCGTCGTCGACGGCGGTGCGCGCCACATTGCAGGAGATTTATCGGATATTTCCGTTGCGCAGGCATCCCTGGGAATCCTGTCGCAGCCGCTCCCGTCCCTGTCTCTATTATCAGATCGGGCAGTGCAGCGCACCCTGCCACGGCAAGATCAGCGCGGAGGATTACCAGCGCCTGGTCGATGGCGCACTGGCTCTGTTGGCGGGGCGGGAATCGGAAGTGGTGGAGTCCCTTCAACATCAGATGGCCGCCGCGGCCGAGCGCATGGCGTTTGAGGAAGCGGCCCGGTTGCGCGACCAGTTGCGGGCGATCGAGCAGACGGTCGAGCGGCAGAAGGTGGTCGAAGCGGGCGGCGGGGACCAGGACGTTGTCGGTCTGCATCGCGAAGGGGGAGAGGTGGAGCTTGCCATCCTGTTCGTGCGCGAGGGCAAGGTGATCGATCGTCGCAGCTACAATCTCGAATGGCGTCTGGACGAGGAAGAATTGCTGTCGACGTTTCTGCAGCGATTTTACGGCCGCGATGTCTGCATCCCGGACCGGGTGTTGTTGCCTTTTCTGCCGGAAGGGAGCGAAGTGCTGGCCGAATGGCTGAGCGAGCAACGGGGTAAAAAAGTACAAGTGCTGGCGCCTTTGCGTGGCACCCGTCGCAAACTGGTGGCCCTGGCCGCGCGCAATGCCGAGGAAAGCTTCAGGGAAAGGGGCTCCAGGCGCGAGGCGCGTCAGGGTGTGCTGGAGGAAATTGCCAGGCGCCTGCATCTGACGCGGTTCCCCCATCGTATCGAATGCTTCGATATCTCCAACGTACAGGGGCGCTTCAGTGTCGGCAGTATGGCAGTGCTTAGCGATGGCGAGCCGGACAAAGGCGCTTATCGGCATTTTCGCATCCGCAGTGTCGAGGGCAGCGACGATTACGCATCTCTTTACGAAGTGTTGCGGCGTCGCCTGGAGCGCGGTCTGCGCGAAGAATCGTTGCCGGATTTCATTCTCATGGATGGCGGCAAGGGGCAGCTGAACATCGTTTGTACCGTGCTGGACGAGCTGAATCTTACCGGGCGCATCGATGTGGCAGGCATCGCCAAAAGCCGGGTGATGGCTAATGTGCGCGGCAAGGCGGTGGAGCGCAGCGAGGAGCGGTTCTTTTTGCCCGGTCGCAAAAATTCCGTTAATTTGCGTCAGGGCTCGCCGGCATTGTTCATGCTCGAACGTTTGCGTGATGAGGCCCACCGGTTTGCCATTACCCACCATCGCAAATTACGCCGTCGCAGCACCCTCGGCTCGGTGCTCGAGGAGATTCCGGGGGTCGGTGAAAAACGCAGGAAGGCATTGCTGAAGCATTTCGGCAGCCTTAAGGCCGTTCAAGCCGCCAGTCTCGATGAATTACGGGCCATGCCCGGCCTGCCGGCCGCTTTGGCGGAACGGATTCATGCGGCTTTTCAGGAGAGGAAAACCTCGTGA
- the malQ gene encoding 4-alpha-glucanotransferase yields MTFKQRASGILLHPTSLPGPHGIGDLGNEAWRFVDFLAGAGQNIWQILPLGPAGYGHSPYSALSAFAGNPLLISLERLIEEGDLEPEDLTGVGLDEGTVHFGFVAPFKKRLLHKGAKRFREGATERRKTDFDDFCRVQAAWLEDFVLFCALRSKFNDMPWQQWPPPLRSRQPDALQQVRQELADALHVHRYEQFVFFEQWLALRNYANRRGVRILGDLPIFVALDSADVWAHPGLFHLDAQLQPTVIAGVPPDYFSATGQRWGNPLYRWETHQNDDFTWWQSRLNWNLQQCDLLRIDHFRGFVSCWAIPAGDKTAVNGQWWETPGEALFSALRHSHPHLPLVAEDLGVITPEVEHLRDRLDLPGMKILQFAFDSGPDNPYLPHNLPKHCVIYTGTHDNDTSLGWWQTANTEIRNETAAYLGHPITDMPWDLIHLAWASVAQLAICPLQDVLSLGGEARMNYPGRADANWSWRYLPGALTSELQQRLADLTRRFGRAPKRSG; encoded by the coding sequence ATGACCTTCAAACAACGCGCCAGCGGTATCCTGCTGCATCCCACATCCCTTCCGGGACCTCACGGTATCGGCGATCTGGGCAACGAGGCCTGGCGATTCGTCGACTTTCTTGCCGGTGCAGGACAAAACATCTGGCAGATTCTACCTTTAGGGCCGGCCGGCTACGGGCATTCGCCCTACAGTGCCTTGTCGGCTTTTGCCGGCAATCCCCTGCTTATATCTCTGGAACGGCTGATCGAGGAAGGAGATCTCGAGCCCGAAGATCTGACGGGCGTCGGTCTGGATGAGGGAACGGTGCATTTTGGCTTCGTCGCTCCCTTTAAAAAGCGATTGCTGCACAAAGGCGCCAAACGTTTTCGCGAAGGGGCGACGGAACGGCGCAAAACCGACTTTGATGATTTTTGCCGTGTGCAGGCGGCATGGCTGGAAGATTTTGTCCTGTTTTGCGCCTTGCGCAGCAAATTCAATGACATGCCATGGCAACAATGGCCGCCTCCCTTGCGTTCGAGGCAGCCGGATGCGCTGCAGCAGGTCCGGCAGGAACTGGCCGATGCCCTGCATGTCCACCGCTACGAACAGTTCGTGTTTTTCGAGCAGTGGCTGGCCCTACGTAACTATGCCAACCGGCGCGGCGTGCGGATCCTGGGCGATCTGCCAATTTTTGTAGCCCTCGATTCCGCCGACGTCTGGGCCCACCCCGGGCTTTTTCATCTTGATGCCCAGTTGCAGCCGACGGTGATTGCCGGGGTACCGCCCGACTATTTCAGCGCCACCGGCCAACGCTGGGGCAACCCCCTGTATCGCTGGGAGACCCATCAGAACGATGATTTCACCTGGTGGCAGAGCCGTCTGAACTGGAACTTGCAACAGTGCGATCTGCTTCGCATCGATCATTTCCGCGGCTTTGTCTCCTGCTGGGCCATCCCGGCCGGCGACAAAACCGCCGTCAACGGGCAATGGTGGGAGACTCCCGGCGAGGCCCTTTTCAGCGCGCTGCGTCACAGCCATCCCCACCTGCCTCTGGTAGCCGAGGATCTGGGCGTCATCACCCCCGAAGTCGAACATCTGCGCGACCGACTCGACCTGCCCGGCATGAAAATTCTGCAGTTCGCCTTCGACTCCGGCCCCGACAACCCGTACCTGCCCCACAACCTGCCGAAGCATTGCGTGATCTATACCGGCACCCACGACAACGATACCAGCCTCGGCTGGTGGCAGACGGCAAACACGGAGATCCGTAACGAAACCGCCGCCTATCTCGGCCACCCCATTACCGACATGCCATGGGATCTGATCCACCTGGCCTGGGCCAGCGTTGCGCAGCTTGCCATCTGTCCGTTGCAGGATGTGCTGTCCCTGGGGGGCGAGGCACGCATGAACTATCCCGGCCGCGCCGATGCCAACTGGAGCTGGCGTTACCTGCCGGGGGCGCTCACCTCGGAATTACAGCAACGCCTGGCCGACCTGACCCGCCGCTTCGGTCGAGCCCCCAAAAGATCAGGGTAA
- a CDS encoding DUF5661 family protein, whose product MELPVYITEEEVRKVCKALDIRDWTQLDKPVVTEDEAGMILANTDTAGMTIPLEDFRTGLEVELEHGTMYPAANVTNNHPLLTARIVVAHLIETLDYYKRLEVAELEGDLHKALTSGKHQKAADYYRRLVAARQSLIAAEKTTLD is encoded by the coding sequence ATGGAACTACCTGTCTATATCACCGAAGAAGAAGTACGAAAAGTCTGCAAAGCGCTGGATATCAGGGACTGGACGCAGCTGGACAAGCCGGTCGTAACGGAAGACGAAGCCGGCATGATTCTGGCCAACACCGATACCGCAGGCATGACGATTCCCCTGGAGGACTTTCGCACCGGACTGGAGGTTGAACTGGAGCACGGCACCATGTACCCGGCAGCCAATGTGACCAACAATCATCCCCTGCTTACCGCACGCATCGTTGTCGCTCACCTGATCGAAACCCTTGACTATTATAAACGTCTGGAAGTGGCGGAACTGGAAGGGGACCTGCACAAGGCGCTGACATCAGGCAAACACCAGAAGGCCGCCGATTATTACCGACGTCTGGTAGCCGCACGCCAGTCTCTGATCGCAGCGGAAAAAACAACCCTGGACTGA
- a CDS encoding GTP cyclohydrolase, FolE2/MptA family: MTQQRVMEDVGMSNLQFPIRVLSGRDLQGQATVAHITVNARIVQAFEARWIDRFIQVLHRHQGVVGAGALQDQALDYLHELDARSVCVAYDFPYFIEKTTPVSQEKCLVRYRCAYELRVHALSREPTVIFRIEVPVVTTYPGSSREKPGGLFGQLSRISLEVMARRDIYPEDLVEMVDRHGLAPLYSYLTEDDQQHIIERIHAEDRNSVVVVDAIKQELARRRDIEWYAVRSANYGMLHSYSTMVGLEKSPWIPFSGYESGDI; the protein is encoded by the coding sequence ATGACTCAGCAGCGTGTGATGGAAGATGTCGGCATGTCCAATCTGCAATTTCCCATCAGGGTATTGTCCGGGCGGGATCTCCAGGGACAGGCGACCGTGGCCCATATAACCGTCAATGCCCGGATCGTCCAGGCCTTCGAGGCGCGCTGGATCGATCGGTTCATTCAGGTTCTGCACCGGCACCAGGGGGTCGTCGGTGCCGGCGCCCTGCAGGACCAGGCCCTTGACTATCTGCATGAACTCGATGCCCGCTCGGTATGTGTGGCGTATGACTTTCCTTACTTTATCGAAAAAACGACTCCCGTTTCGCAGGAGAAGTGCCTAGTGCGCTACCGTTGTGCTTATGAACTGCGGGTGCATGCTCTGAGTCGCGAACCGACGGTTATTTTTCGCATCGAAGTGCCGGTTGTCACCACCTACCCCGGATCGAGCAGGGAAAAGCCCGGTGGGCTGTTCGGGCAGCTCAGTCGCATCAGTCTGGAAGTTATGGCACGGCGGGACATCTATCCCGAGGATCTCGTGGAGATGGTCGATCGCCACGGGCTGGCACCTTTGTATTCCTACCTGACCGAAGACGATCAGCAGCATATCATCGAGCGCATTCATGCCGAGGATAGAAACAGTGTGGTGGTGGTCGATGCCATCAAACAGGAACTGGCGCGCCGCCGGGATATCGAATGGTATGCCGTCAGGTCGGCTAATTACGGCATGCTGCACTCCTACTCGACCATGGTCGGCTTGGAAAAAAGTCCCTGGATTCCTTTCAGCGGCTATGAATCGGGGGATATCTGA
- a CDS encoding acetate kinase: MLILALNCGSSSVKYNLFDWAGKQTLAKGVVERVMIGESFITQSVPGREDYRLEKDCPDHTTAIQLIIRTLTEAPSAVLDNIDAISAVGHRVVHGGEKFTRSVRIDEEVLAAIRSVQHLAPLHNPPNIAGIEAVQNILPQVVNIAIFDTAFHQTMPRHAYIYALPYAWYEQYGVRRYGFHGTSHLYVSKRAAALLGKHARDCNLITMHIGNGVSHCAIRNGISIDTSMGLTPLEGAVMGTRCGDIDPAIPHFMMKMADLSPDEMDRLLNKKSGVLGITGRYTDRRDIIQAAESGDERCQLSLEIECYRLRKYIGAYLAAVGPLDAIVFTAGVGEHSWLIRQMALQHLEHLGIHFDKQRNRDLASGLEAAISSPDSPIKVFVIPTNEELVFIEDVAAILDGSYADHMDFAYSFAHPDYKPR; encoded by the coding sequence ATGTTGATTCTGGCACTGAACTGCGGCAGTTCGTCGGTCAAATACAATCTTTTCGACTGGGCTGGCAAACAGACCCTCGCCAAAGGGGTGGTCGAGAGGGTCATGATCGGCGAATCGTTCATCACCCAGAGTGTACCCGGACGGGAAGATTATCGTCTGGAAAAAGATTGTCCCGACCACACCACCGCCATCCAACTCATCATCCGAACCCTGACCGAAGCCCCCAGCGCGGTTCTGGACAACATCGATGCCATTTCGGCCGTCGGCCACCGCGTGGTGCACGGGGGAGAAAAGTTCACCCGTTCGGTACGTATCGACGAGGAAGTCCTGGCGGCGATTCGCTCGGTGCAGCACCTGGCGCCCCTGCATAACCCACCGAACATTGCCGGCATCGAGGCGGTGCAGAACATTTTGCCCCAGGTAGTCAACATCGCCATTTTCGATACGGCTTTCCACCAGACCATGCCCAGGCACGCTTATATCTATGCCCTGCCGTACGCATGGTACGAACAGTACGGGGTGCGCCGTTACGGATTTCACGGCACCTCCCACCTCTATGTGTCGAAGCGGGCCGCGGCCCTGCTCGGCAAACATGCCCGCGACTGCAACCTGATCACCATGCATATCGGCAACGGCGTCTCCCACTGCGCCATCCGCAACGGTATTTCCATCGATACCAGCATGGGCCTTACGCCGCTGGAAGGCGCCGTGATGGGCACGCGCTGCGGCGACATCGATCCGGCCATCCCGCACTTCATGATGAAAATGGCAGATCTTTCGCCGGATGAGATGGACAGGCTTCTCAACAAAAAAAGCGGCGTACTTGGCATCACAGGCCGCTATACCGACCGGCGCGATATTATCCAGGCAGCAGAATCCGGCGATGAACGCTGCCAACTGAGCCTGGAAATCGAATGTTATCGGCTGCGGAAATACATTGGGGCCTACCTGGCAGCGGTCGGTCCGCTGGATGCCATCGTCTTTACCGCCGGGGTCGGTGAGCATTCGTGGCTCATCCGGCAAATGGCCCTGCAGCACCTTGAGCACCTGGGCATCCATTTCGACAAGCAACGCAACCGCGATCTGGCAAGCGGCCTGGAAGCGGCCATTTCCAGTCCGGACTCCCCGATCAAGGTGTTTGTCATTCCCACCAATGAAGAATTGGTGTTCATCGAAGATGTCGCCGCCATTCTAGACGGAAGCTATGCCGACCACATGGACTTTGCCTACTCTTTCGCCCACCCCGACTACAAGCCGCGTTGA
- a CDS encoding c-type cytochrome, protein MRKKLGLTVMACLAAGLMVAGGCDREKPQETNAPPLADTKPMPMEHAMDSGTDGMGHDMGMMDHKSMAAATDNGAVLFQQHCAVCHPGGSNIITPEKTLDRQTLEKNGITSVQDIVAILRNPGPGMTTFGPEVLSDKEAGQVAEHILATY, encoded by the coding sequence ATGCGGAAAAAACTTGGCTTGACGGTGATGGCATGCCTGGCGGCAGGTTTGATGGTGGCGGGCGGTTGCGACCGCGAAAAACCGCAGGAAACGAACGCCCCTCCGTTGGCGGACACCAAGCCCATGCCGATGGAACATGCGATGGATTCCGGCACGGATGGTATGGGGCACGACATGGGCATGATGGATCATAAGAGTATGGCAGCCGCCACGGACAACGGTGCCGTTTTGTTTCAGCAACACTGTGCCGTGTGCCACCCTGGCGGCAGCAACATTATTACACCGGAGAAAACCCTTGATCGCCAGACTCTGGAGAAAAACGGCATCACATCGGTGCAGGATATTGTAGCCATCTTGCGCAATCCGGGGCCGGGGATGACGACCTTCGGGCCGGAGGTGTTGTCGGACAAAGAGGCCGGCCAGGTGGCTGAACATATCCTTGCGACTTACTGA
- a CDS encoding lipopolysaccharide assembly protein LapA domain-containing protein codes for MKNLKLYTFIVLAVLALLIILQNTVEVQVRILYLTMNAPLAALLLMTLLVGLVLGMLIAYLVDRRARKRHS; via the coding sequence ATGAAAAATCTGAAGCTTTACACGTTTATTGTTCTGGCCGTACTGGCCCTGCTCATTATCCTGCAGAACACCGTCGAAGTTCAGGTCAGGATCCTGTATCTGACCATGAATGCACCGCTGGCGGCACTGCTGCTTATGACTCTGCTGGTAGGGTTGGTTCTCGGCATGCTGATCGCCTATCTTGTCGACCGCCGGGCCAGAAAACGCCATTCATGA
- a CDS encoding cation:proton antiporter: MDTTLIIGIILLGALVGGELAHVVKLPKITGYIIAGIALNPRLVPIIPRDFTDHTEFITNLALAFITFSVGGSLLFPHLKRLGRSIVWIAVGEAQTAMLAVGIGIFTAGYLMGWPNPLLMAMLLAPLATPTDPSATLAVAHEYQARGDVTTTIMGVAALDDVLAILNFSLATGLAGLLSAAPGTNLGTLLWHPSSMILTGVGIGIAGGWAFNILTELFRRETEGALIVLIFAALTLVFGTVRLFGGDELLGTLCMGAMVANFNPRRQLIFKMLERYTEELIFALFFTLSGMLLDLGMLGTSIGLICGFVVLRGLGKWLGSRTGALLSRAPKPVKRHLFWALLPQGGIVIGLALLLKNNPDFAGVADIVMSVTLGATVIHEIIGPLLARRALQKAGEIKL; the protein is encoded by the coding sequence ATGGACACGACTTTGATTATAGGCATTATCCTGCTAGGCGCTTTGGTCGGCGGAGAACTCGCGCATGTCGTCAAACTGCCTAAAATCACCGGATACATTATTGCGGGCATCGCCCTTAACCCGCGCCTTGTGCCGATCATTCCCCGGGATTTTACCGATCACACCGAATTCATTACGAACCTGGCTTTGGCATTCATCACTTTTTCCGTCGGCGGTTCCTTACTTTTTCCGCATCTGAAACGTCTGGGTCGCAGCATCGTCTGGATTGCCGTAGGGGAAGCGCAAACCGCCATGCTGGCCGTCGGCATCGGCATCTTTACCGCCGGATATCTGATGGGTTGGCCGAACCCGCTGCTTATGGCGATGCTTCTGGCCCCCCTGGCTACGCCCACCGATCCGTCGGCAACGCTGGCGGTGGCCCACGAATACCAGGCCCGCGGAGACGTCACCACCACCATCATGGGCGTAGCGGCCCTGGACGACGTGCTGGCGATCCTCAACTTTTCCCTGGCGACAGGCCTTGCCGGACTTTTGTCCGCCGCGCCGGGCACCAATCTCGGCACGTTGCTCTGGCATCCGTCCAGCATGATTCTCACCGGTGTCGGCATCGGCATTGCCGGAGGGTGGGCATTCAACATCCTGACGGAACTTTTCCGCCGGGAGACGGAAGGGGCCTTGATCGTTCTGATCTTTGCGGCGCTGACGCTGGTTTTTGGTACCGTCCGACTCTTCGGCGGCGATGAGTTGCTCGGCACATTGTGCATGGGTGCCATGGTTGCCAACTTCAACCCGCGGCGACAATTGATTTTCAAAATGCTCGAGCGCTATACGGAAGAATTGATCTTTGCCCTGTTTTTCACCCTCAGTGGCATGCTGCTCGATCTCGGGATGCTTGGCACCAGCATAGGCCTGATTTGCGGTTTCGTGGTGTTGCGCGGTCTCGGCAAGTGGCTGGGCAGCCGAACCGGCGCGCTCCTTTCCCGCGCTCCCAAACCGGTTAAACGCCATCTTTTCTGGGCTCTTTTACCCCAGGGCGGCATCGTCATAGGCCTGGCTCTGTTGCTAAAAAACAACCCCGACTTTGCCGGGGTTGCCGATATCGTTATGAGCGTGACCCTTGGAGCCACGGTTATCCATGAAATCATCGGTCCCCTGCTGGCCAGACGGGCGCTACAAAAGGCGGGGGAAATCAAACTCTAG